A single Cyprinus carpio isolate SPL01 chromosome A20, ASM1834038v1, whole genome shotgun sequence DNA region contains:
- the LOC109110616 gene encoding NAD-dependent protein deacylase sirtuin-5, mitochondrial-like isoform X1: MIVRQLTCRGLTSQLCAAVRLNWSAPKMARPSSNLTEFREHFAKAKHIAIITGAGVSAESGVPTFRGQGGYWRKWQAQDLATPEAFSRDPSLVWEFYHYRREVMRSKMPNPAHLAIAECESRLSKQGRSVVIITQNIDELHHTAGSKHVYEIHGSLFKTRCMSCGEVKANHKSPICPALEGKGEPDPSAKDARIPVEHLPRCDRSGCNGLLRPHVVWFGETLDSDILTAVEQELEICDLCLIVGTSSVVYPAAMFAPQVAGRGVPVAEFNMEYTPATKRFKYHFEGPCGVTLPPALECHESEVI; encoded by the exons ATGATTGTGCGGCAGTTGACGTGTAGGGGACTGACCTCTCAGCTGTGTGCGGCAGTCAGACTGAACTGGAGCGCTCCAAAGATGGCCAGACCAAGCTCAA ATTTAACAGAGTTTCGTGAGCATTTTGCTAAAGCCAAGCACATCGCTATTATTACGGGGGCCGGAGTGAGTGCAGAGAGCGGAGTACCAACGTTTAGAGGACAGGGGGGCTACTGGAGGAAATGGCAGGCACAG GATTTGGCAACACCTGAAGCTTTCTCTCGAGATCCTTCTTTAGTGTGGGAATTTTACCATTACAGGCGCGAG GTTATGCGCAGTAAGATGCCAAACCCAGCACACCTGGCTATAGCCGAGTGTGAGTCCCGTCTCAGCAAGCAGGGGCGCTCCGTTGTGATCATCACTCAGAACATCGATGAGCTGCACCATACTGCTGGTTCCAAACATGTCTATGAAATCCACG GTAGTCTATTTAAAACCCGCTGCATGAGCTGTGGAGAAGTCAAAGCCAACCACAAGAGTCCAATCTGTCCTGCTCTTGAGGGGAAAGG AGAGCCTGACCCCAGTGCCAAGGATGCCAGAATACCAGTAGAGCACCTGCCCAG GTGTGACAGGAGTGGCTGTAATGGATTGCTGAGGCCTCATGTGGTTTGGTTCGGAGAGACTCTGGATTCAGATATTCTCACCGCTGTGGAGCAGGAGCTGGAAATATGTGATCTCTGCTTAATT GTGGGCACCTCCTCCGTAGTTTACCCAGCAGCCATGTTCGCTCCTCAGGTGGCAGGCAGAGGAGTGCCTGTAGCTGAATTCAACATGGAGTACACACCTGCTACTAAGCGCTTTAA ATATCACTTTGAGGGTCCTTGTGGTGTCACACTGCCTCCCGCCCTGGAATGCCACGAGAGCGAGGTCATTTAA
- the LOC109110616 gene encoding NAD-dependent protein deacylase sirtuin-5, mitochondrial-like isoform X2: MIVRQLTCRGLTSQLCAAVRLNWSAPKMARPSSNLTEFREHFAKAKHIAIITGAGVSAESGVPTFRGQGGYWRKWQAQDLATPEAFSRDPSLVWEFYHYRREVMRSKMPNPAHLAIAECESRLSKQGRSVVIITQNIDELHHTAGSKHVYEIHGSLFKTRCMSCGEVKANHKSPICPALEGKGEPDPSAKDARIPVEHLPRCDRSGCNGLLRPHVVWFGETLDSDILTAVEQELEICDLCLIVSDSKLMHETQLKNLVSCLPGRHQEYARN, encoded by the exons ATGATTGTGCGGCAGTTGACGTGTAGGGGACTGACCTCTCAGCTGTGTGCGGCAGTCAGACTGAACTGGAGCGCTCCAAAGATGGCCAGACCAAGCTCAA ATTTAACAGAGTTTCGTGAGCATTTTGCTAAAGCCAAGCACATCGCTATTATTACGGGGGCCGGAGTGAGTGCAGAGAGCGGAGTACCAACGTTTAGAGGACAGGGGGGCTACTGGAGGAAATGGCAGGCACAG GATTTGGCAACACCTGAAGCTTTCTCTCGAGATCCTTCTTTAGTGTGGGAATTTTACCATTACAGGCGCGAG GTTATGCGCAGTAAGATGCCAAACCCAGCACACCTGGCTATAGCCGAGTGTGAGTCCCGTCTCAGCAAGCAGGGGCGCTCCGTTGTGATCATCACTCAGAACATCGATGAGCTGCACCATACTGCTGGTTCCAAACATGTCTATGAAATCCACG GTAGTCTATTTAAAACCCGCTGCATGAGCTGTGGAGAAGTCAAAGCCAACCACAAGAGTCCAATCTGTCCTGCTCTTGAGGGGAAAGG AGAGCCTGACCCCAGTGCCAAGGATGCCAGAATACCAGTAGAGCACCTGCCCAG GTGTGACAGGAGTGGCTGTAATGGATTGCTGAGGCCTCATGTGGTTTGGTTCGGAGAGACTCTGGATTCAGATATTCTCACCGCTGTGGAGCAGGAGCTGGAAATATGTGATCTCTGCTTAATTGTGAGTGATAGCAAATTAATGCATGAAACTCAATTAAagaacctagtgagctgcctacctggAAGGCATCAAGAATATGCCAGAAATTAG